AGTCGGTCCATACAACTCCAGCCAGCGCTCCGCGCTGACTTCCGCGTATGACCTTCACGTTGGATAAAAATCACCATTATGAACGAATCCGTCTATTCATTCAAGGGTCGCCTCCGACGATCCGACTTCCTAAAAATCAACATACTCCTTGTTGTCTTCATCGGCGTCATTCAGTCCCTACTGATAGCGATCCTCCCAGAGGTTCTGCCACCCAACAAATTGATAGCAGCACGGTTGCTCAGCAGTTCACTGATTGTACTTTTCCTCATTTCAGCAATTATCCCTCTATCCGTTCGAAGACTCCACGACTTGAACAAACCAGGAATCATGGTTGGACTAAAGCTCATCCCCATTTT
The nucleotide sequence above comes from Pelagicoccus sp. SDUM812003. Encoded proteins:
- a CDS encoding DUF805 domain-containing protein; amino-acid sequence: MNESVYSFKGRLRRSDFLKINILLVVFIGVIQSLLIAILPEVLPPNKLIAARLLSSSLIVLFLISAIIPLSVRRLHDLNKPGIMVGLKLIPILNIYLFILLFFVKGTNGSNKYGDEKIKKSKEPERILLSHERFNFTEHYSKKDNIQ